TTGCCTGACCTTCGGCGCGGCACATCAGGCCTTCCGGCTCTTCGGTGATGGCAAAGATGCCTTTGACGGCGGCTTCGCGCACGGTTTCGGTGAAGGTGTTCAGGTTGTCCGCCCGTTCTGCATGGGAAACTGCTTTAATCATCATCGGCGCATTCAGGCCGGTGAGGATGGCGGATTTGCCGGCGCGCACTAAGCGGCGGGCGGCGTTGCACGGTGTTGCCCCGAAAATGTCGGTGATAATCAGCACGCCGTTGTTATCGGGAAATTCTTGGATTTCCGCAATCGCCCGGTTGATGATGTCGTCTTGGTTTTCAGACGGCTGTACGCCGAGAATGCGGACGTTGGCGGGGAAACCTTGCGGGAAGAAATGGTTGGTCAGCCCGCGGTAGGCTTCGCCGACGGTTTCGTGGGTAATGATGAGCAAACCGATCATGGTGGTTTCCTAAGTATTCTTGATGGGGCAGGTATGGTATATGGCTGTATCGCAGTGGAAAAACAAGGCCGTCTGAAACGGAAAGTGGTGTAAAGTATTTTGGTTAAGATGCGCTGGGGCATATTTTATGCGGAGAGGCCGTCTGCAAAATGCCACATAATTTTTCAGACGGCCTGTCTGCTAATCCTGATTCAACGCATAAATTTCGTCCAGATTGCGCCAGCAGCCCGCGGCATCCATGCCGTAGCCGAACACATAACGGTCGGGCACGTCCAAGCCGACGTAATCACCTTTGGTCGGCTTTTCCTTATCAATCAGTTTGTTGGCGAATACCGCCGCACGGCAGCTTGCCGCACCCATTGCCAGCAGCTTTTCCTGAATCGCCGCCATCGTATGGCCTTCGTCGAGAATATCGTCCAGCACCACCACATGGCGGCCCCGGATTTGTTCCGGATCGGGCATCCGTTTCCAGTTGAACGCGCCGCCCGAAAGTTTGTCGCCGTAGCGGGAAACGTGGACATAATCGAAATCCAGCGGAAAGCGCAAAAGCGGCAGCAGCTTGCCGGTAAACACCACCGCACCGCCCATTACCGGCAGCAGCAGCGGGTATTTGCCGCCCAAGTCGCGGGTGATTTCGTCGGCTACTTTTTGCAGCGCGGCACGGCATTGTTCGCGGGTAAACAGTAAATCCGCATTGTCGAGTATGGCTTGGGTTTGGCGGCGTTTGGCTTCTAAATCGGTCATGGCGGTAATGATGCTTTATAGAAATATAGAAAGAATGATTATAAACCCAAAGGCCGTCTGAAAGTAATGAATTGCTTTTCAGACGGCCTCAATGAAAGCGTACAAAATTTCCTTGAAACCAGATTGCTTGCAGCCTACGCCCGTTCCCGTCTAAACGCCCCTTTGCCCTGTGCGACAAGCATTGCAAAGAAAATCCCCCACGCCGATTTGTTCGGATTGGGCTGTTTGCCTTGACTGATCAGTTTCATTTGGTGCATATACCAATTCATCTCAACCATCGAGCCGAGCATTTTGTCCAGTTTTGCTACGCCCAATCTTGGTTGCGGTGTGGTTAGGGTTTGGTATGTGCCGCCAAAAATGCGGTTCGGCAAATCAGGCAACAAGGCAAAAGGTTTGGCAAGCCCGACCATATCCAAAACACCGCTTGCCACCGCTTCGCTCATTGCCGTCTGCGAACGAAAACCTCCTGTAATCACCAATGGCACGGTGCAAACCGACCGCACTTTTTGGGCATAATCCAAGAAATACGCCTCGCGTTTTTTGGTGCTTTCTTTCACGCCGTCCAGCATCGCAGGCGCTTCGTAGTTGCCGCCTGAAATTTCCACCAAATCAATGCCTTCTTTGACCAAACACTCCACCACCTGCACGCTTTCTTCTTCTGAAAAACCGCCTTTTTGGAAGTCTGCCGAATTGAGTTTGACGGCGATAATAAAATCAGACGAAGTTGCCGCACGCATCGCACGGTAAACTTCCACCAAAAACCGCATACGGTTTTCAAGGCTGCCGCCCCATTTGTCGTCCCGCACGTTGTGGATTGGCGATAAAAACTGGCTGATGAGATAGCCGTGTGCCGCGTGGATTTGCACGCCACTAAAGCCAGCTTTTTCAGCAACGTGTGCCGCTTTCGCAAAACGCTTGATTAAATCCAAAATCTCATTTTCGCTGAGCGCACGCGGTTTGTTGAAAAATCCCGCAACCGCACCGCCCAACGCCACGCTGCTCGGGGCAACCGGCACAGGCGACAAATCTTTTGGCGACTGCTTGCCGGGGTGGTTGATTTGCATTAGCAGCACAGTGTCGTTTGCCGTGCCTGCCTTCGCCCACGCTTTGAGCAAGTCCAAATCACGCTCGTCTTCAATCACCACATCGTCCGCCGAACCCAAAGCGGTGTAATCCACCATCACATTGCCCGTTACCAGCACGCCCGCACCACCGTTTGCCCACGCACCGTAAAGCTCGGCATACGCCAAATCAGGGCGGTTGCCTTTGGTGATTTGCTCGCTCATCGCCCCTTTAAAAATACGGTTTTTAATGACTTTGCCGTTTTTTAGGCTAAGCGGTTGGTTAAGATTGTTCATTGTGTTACCTCATGTTAATAAGTTTAAAAATATAAACTTGTTTTGCGGTTAAAAATCCCGATTGCTCGGGATAGCCTTGTTTTAAACATCAGCAGGTAAAGCACTGTCCAAACAGCCGTCTGCAATAAACGCCGCCATCAAATGCTGAAAGTGCCTGCCTGCATTTTCCAGTGTTACCAAATAATAACGCTCCTTGCCGACCTGCTCCACACCGACCAAACCCGCCGCCAGCATCAGTTTTAAATGGTGCGACACCGCGGGGCGTGAAAGGTGGAGCTTTTCAGTTAAAGCATTGACATTAAGCCTGCCTTCGTCTTTGAGTATTTTTAAAATCAGCAGTCGGTTATCGTCCGCCAACGCACTAAATACAGGAACGGCTTCTTGCAACAGCTCAATGGTGGTTTTAGGCATTATCTGATTATATGTTTAAAAATTTAGACGTATTTTAGCGTGTAAGGAAAGGGAAGTCAAGAGGCGGAGCATAAATTTGAAATGCGTATGAAAGAGCGGTCGGATTTGGCGAAGTTTTTGCAAGATTTACCAAAAAACCGACCGCTCTTTTAAGACAAATAATAAATGCCGTCTGCATTTAATCAATTTGCAGACGGCATTATTAGTCTAAGCTTTAACATTTTGGTGAATATATCCTTGACTAAATTTTCATACATCTTCTTTCTTCACAATCACACAGGTCAAACCAATCTTTATCTGCCCGCTGTTTCTCATTACGCCTGCTTGAAATTTAACAATACTTAACAGATAATTTAACAAAAAATAGAGGTGTTTGATATGACGGTTAAAGACGGTTTGATTGCCCTTTTTGTGATTGTTGCTTGGGGCATCAATTTTTTATTTATGAAATTACCCTTGATGGAAATCTCGCCCATTTTGCTTGGCTTTTTGCGTTTTGTATTTTTGCTGTTTCCAGTGATTTTATTTGTTAAAGTGCCAAAATGCGATTACCGTTGGCTGATTTTTTATGGCTTAGCGATTAGTTTCGGGCAGTTTAGTTTGATGTTTTTGGCGATACATCAGGGAATGCCGACCAGTCTTGCCGCTTTGGTTCATCAAGCCCAAGTGTTTTTTACCGTGATTTTGGCGAGCGTATTCTTTAAGGAAAAAATCAGAGTGTGGCACGTTATCGCAATGACGATGGCAATAATGGGGCTTGCTTTGATTGGTGTCGGGCAATATCAAGGCGTGATGCCGATGATAGGGGTATGGCTGGTGCTGGCATCTGCGTTTTCGTGGGCAGTGGGGAATTTGATTGTTAAAAAATTGGGCAATGTTAAGCCTTTGCCGCTGGTTATTTGGGGCAATGTATCTACTTTGATCGCATTTGGGGCGATGTCTGTGGTGATGTATGGTATCGGCGGCGTTGCCGAGCAGATAGGTTCTTTAACGTGGCAAGGTTGGATAGGCGTGCTGTATTTGGCGTATGTGGCGGGGCTTTTGGGTTATAGCAGTTGGGGTTATCTTTTAAGCCGTTATCCTACCAGCCAAATTGCTCCCCTCACGCTGATTGTGCCTGTGCTCGCTTTGTTTGTTGGTTTCAGTCTGCTAAAAGAAACATTGAATGCGTGGCATTGGATTGGTGCGGTGGTAATCATGACGGCGTTGGTGGTGCAGGTGTTTGGCGGGCGGATTTTGAAAAAATTGGGCAAATCTTAATTCAGCCTATGGTTAAGTGATTTTTAACATAAAGAGCGGTCGGATTTGGCAAAGTTTTTGCAAGGTTTGCCTAAAAACCGACCGCTTGTGAGCTGATGAAATGAAGAAATGCCGTCTGCATAGTCATTTAAAATAAGAATGATACATCGTTGCTTTGCCTTGCCGTACTATGTGTACTGTCTGCGGCTTCGCTGCCTTGTCTCATTCTTATTTTATTCGACTATAAAATCGGTAATCGGTTTTCAGACGGCATTTATCTTTTTCAAACCACCCTTACGGTCAAGGACAGGGCAGATGTTTGAAAATCAGTCGCGCGTTGGCTGCTTAAATCAATGGCAATGCCTGCAAGCGGCCGTCTTCCGCCAGTTTTTTGCGGAAATAGTCCATCACGAATTTCACGCGCGGTGCGAGCAGTGTGCGGTGCGGATAAAGCAGGTTTAAAGAAAGCGGTTCGCTGTGGTGCGTATCGGTCAGGACGGGCTGCAATATGCCGTCTGAGATGGGTTCGTCAAACAAGACGGTAAATAGCTGATTGCCAAGCGGGTGGCGGAGTTTTTGATTAGCGAAGAAAGAGCTTTGTAAAAACATTGGTAAGATTGACAAAAATCTGACCGCTTGTGAATTGTTGAAATGAAGAAATACCGTCTGTAAACTTTGATATGGTTTTCAGACGGCCTTCCGGCCTGTCTGCCGATAATGTCCAAAAAGGAGACCCAACCATGAAAACTCCTCTGATGCTTTCCCTGTCCGCCGTTTTGCTGCTGGCCGCCTGTGCGGGCGGACACCACCGGCCGCACAGTGATGCACCTGCCGCGTCCTCCGCGCCTGCCGCCGGTGTCGCGAATCCGGCTTCCGTTTTCTGTATCGAGCAAGGCGGCAAGTCTGAAACGCGCAAAGACGTGAAGATGAACGAATACGGCGTGTGCATCCTGCCCGACGGCAGGGTGTTGGACGAGTGGGATTATTTCCGCGAATACAAACGTTAAGCCGCAAAGCCTGTCCGGATATTTCCGGACAGGCTTTTCAGACGGCCTTGGTCGTGCTTTTTGCTATAATCGCGGTTTGTTTATTGACAGACCGTTTGCGCGGCAGGGCAGGTCGGAGCCCCGCTCTGCCAAGTTCGGACGGCCTCACGCAGATTCCCACGCTATGTCCCATCACGACCCTTATCTTCATTTTGAAAACTTAGATTCCGCCGAAACGCAGGCCTTTGCAGCGGCCGCCCATGCCGAAACGCGTCGCCGTTTTTTGGAAAATGCCGAAGCCCGAAGGCTTTCAGACGGCATTTTGGCGCAAATGCAGGATACGCGGCAGATTCCGTTTTGTCAGGAACACCGCGCGCGCATGTACCATTTCCATCAGGATGCGGAGTATCCAAAAGGCGTGTACCGCGTGTGCACCGCCGCTACTTACCGCAGCGGTTATCCTGAGTGGGAGGTGTTGTTTTCGGTGGCGGACTTCGATGAGATTTTAGGCGACGACGTTTACCTCGGCGGGGTGTCGCACTTGGTCGAGCAGCCGCACCGTGCGCTGCTGACCCTCAGCCGGGCGGGCGGCGATACGGCCTATACTTTGGAAATGGATTTGGCACAAGGGTGCTTGGTGGAGGGCGGCTTTCACTTTCCGGCGGGCAAAAACCATATTTCGTGGCGCGATGAAAACAGCGTGTGGGTATGCCCCGCTTGGGACGAGCGGCAGATGACGGCTTCGGGCTATCCGCGCGAGGTGTGGCTGGTGGAGCGGGGGCAGAGTTTTGAGGAAAGCACGCCCGTATTCCAAATCGATTCAGACGGCATGATGGTCAATGCGTGGCGTTATCTCGACCCGCAGGGCTCGCCGGTTGATTTAATCGAGGCTTCCGGCGGTTTTTATACCAAAACGTATCTGCAGGTGGCGAAAAACGGCGAAGCCGTGCCGCTGAACCTGCCGGAAGATTGCGATGTGGCGGGTTATCTGTGCGGCCATCTGCTGCTGACTTTGCGTAAAGACTGGAAACGCGCCAACCGGAGTTATCCCAAAGGCAGTCTGGTGGCGGTAAAGCTGAACAAGGGAGAGCTTGGCGCGGCGCAGTTGCTGTTTGCCCCCGATGAGATGCAGGCTTTGGAAAGCGTGGAAACCACGCGGCATTTCGTGGTGGCTCATATTTTGGAAAACGTGCAGGGCCGTCTGAAAGCATGGCGTTTTTCAGACGGCCTGTGGCAGGAGGCAGGATTGCCGCGCCTGCCTTCGGGTGCCTTGGAAATCGCCGACCAGCCGTGGGGCGGCGATGTGGTGTATCTGGCCGCCAGCGGTTTCACCACGCCGCTGACGCTGTATGCGCTGGATTTGAATGTGATGGAGCTGACGGTGATGCGCCGCCAGCCGCAGCAGTTTGATGCCGGCGGTATCCGGGTTGCCCAGTATCGTGCGGAATCGGAAGACGGTACGATGGTTCCGTATTTCCACATCGGCAAAACAGCCTCGCCCGATACGCCGACGCTGGTGTATGTGTACGGCGGTTTCGGCGTGCCCGAGCTGCCGCATTACTTGGGCAGCATCGGCAAATTCTGGCTGGAAAAGGGCAATGCGTTCGTATTGGCCAACGTGCGCGGCGGCGGCGAATTCGGCCCGCAGTGGCATCAGGCCGCGCAGGGTTTGCACAAGCATAAAAGCGTGGACGATTTGCTGGCGGTAGTGCGCGATTTGGGCGCGCGCGGTTTGGGTTCGCCGGCAAAAACCGCCCTGCAGGGCGGCAGCAACGGCGGCTTGGTGGCAGCATCGGCATTTGTGCGCGAGCCGCAGCAAATCGGTGCGCTGGTGTGCGAAATGCCGCTGACCGATATGCTCCGCTATCCGCTGCTGTCGGCGGGTGCGAGTTGGACCGACGAATACGGCAATCCGCTCAAATACGATGTCTGCCGCGATTATTGGGCGGCGCAATCGCCGTACCACAATCTTTCAGACGGCAGGGATTACCCGCCCGCGCTGATTACCACCAGCCTCAGCGACGACCGCGTCCACCCCGCGCACGCGCTGAAGTTTTACGCCAAACTGAGGAAAAACGCCCCGCAAAGCTGGCTGTACGCCCCCGACGGCGGCGGACATACCGGCAACGGCACGCAGCAGGATGCCGCCGAAGAACTGGCCTGCGTGTTGGTGTTTTTGCAGGAAGTATTAGGTGCATAAAAAAAGCCGTCTGCAAATGGCTGATGAAATCGCTGATTTCGTTTCAAACCATTTGCAGACGGCTTTTTACAGACGGCCTTAGCGGTTTCAGACTGTTTGGCCGGATAGAACCTTGCAAACTTCCGGCGGAGTTCGGGCTGCTCCGAGTGATGGCCGGGTCTGCGCTTGTCCCGTGTTCGGGATATTATTCGGTTAAGGAGTTGCTGCCTGACGGTTCTGCCGTATCGGCGGCTTTTTCGACTTCAGCCTGTAATTTGGCTGCTTCCAGTGCAGCAAGTTGTTCGGCTACGCCTGCTTCGATTTTGGCGAGGCTGGCAGCTTCGGCTTCATGGTAGGCTTCTTCCAATGCGAAGGTAAAGCCGGTTTCGTCTGTACCGCCGTGGCTTTTGACGACTACGCCGCGCAAGCCGAGAAAGATGGCGCCGTTGAATTTGCGCGGATCGAATTTTTGCTTGAAGCCGCGCAGGGCAGGCAGGGCGGTTAAGGCGGCCAACTTGGTCAGCAGGTTGCGGGCAAATTCCTGTTTGAGGGCGCTGCCGATGAATTTGACCGAACCTTCTACGGTTTTCAGCATGATGTTGCCGACAAAGCCGTCTGCAACCACAACATCGGCTTTACCGCTGAAAATATCGTCTCCTTCTACGTTTCCGATAAAATTCAGACGGCTGCTTTGCAGCAATTTATAGGTTTGCTTGACCGTATCCGTACCTTTGATGTCTTCCGCGCCGACATTGAGCAGCCCCACGCGCGGCGCGCCGCGTTCGGGGTGGAAGGCGTGTACCAGCTCGCTGCCGATAACGGCAAATTGGGTAAGCTGTTCGGCGGTGCAGTCAACATTTGCGCCCAAGTCGAGTACCAACGTCATGTGGTTGTTTTTGCCGGGCAGGAACTTGGCGATTGCGGGGCGTTCGATGCCCGGAATGGTTTTGAGCACGAAGCGGGCGGTAGCCATCAGTGCGCCGGTATTGCCTGCGGAAACAGCGGCTTGCGCGTTACCTTCTTTGACTTGGTTGATGGCAATACGCATGGAGGAATCTTTTTTGTTTTTCAAGGCCAGTTGCGGCGCTTCGTCCATTTCGACAACCTGAGAGGCGTGTACGATTTGAATCCGCTCCATCGGCGCTTGAGCTTTATCCAAGGCTTGGCGCAGGGCGGTTTCGTCGCCGACCATTATCAGGGAAGCGTTCGGTTGTTGTTTTAAAAAGGCAACGGCGCCGGGAACGGTAACGGATAATCCGGCATCGCCGCCCATGGCATCTACGGCCAATGTAATCATAATTTGCTCCGGTTTGGCTTTTTACAGACGGCCTTGAGTGTTATTCTGCGTGGCCTGCGGCGGCTTGGCGGTTGTGTTCGTCGATGTCTTCCGCGTCCCACGGGTAGTTAATCCACCAGTCTTCTACGGTGATACCGCTGAAGTAGGGTACTCCTTCGGGGATTTTGCCGGTTTTGGCTTTGATTTTTTCGTGCAAAACGGCCACTCCGACTGTACCGAAGTCTTCTTTCATCAGCTCGTTCAGGCAAAATTCCATGGTAACGCGGCTGTCGTCCACTTCATCGACCACCAGTACGTTTTTGCCTTTCAATGCTTCCGGTACGGGATCGAGCCATTGTACTTTTTTGACTTCGTCCGTTACCTGTCCTTCATTGTCGCTGTCGTAATAGGCGGTGGTAACGGCGTAAATCGGGATTTCCAAAAAGCAGCGCAGCATACGCGCGGGAATAAAACCGCCGCCGCCGATGGCAATCATGGCATCGTATTGTACGCCGGATTGTTGGATTTTTTCTGCCAAGCCTTTGATTACGCGATGGATGTCGTCGTAGGTGTACCAGATTTTCTGTTTCATACGGAAGTTCCGTTATCGGAAAGAAAAAAGAGGGGATTTGCAGACGGCATAAACGGGCTTAAATGCGGTTCAGGCCGTCTGCAAATCGGAAAACGTGTGAAAACCAACGCAAAAAAGCCAGCATTGCAGGGCAATATTCTGGCTTTTCGGGCATTCGGATAAATTATTCGCCTTTGGCTTTTACGACTTTGCGGCCGCGGTACATGCCGTTTGGAGAAATGTGGTGCGGACGGTGTACTTCGCCGGTAGTGCTGTCAACAGACAGTGCAGGTGCGGTCAAAGCGTCGTGTGAGCGGTGCATACCGCGTTTTGAAGGGGATTTTTTGTTTTGTTGAACGGCCATTTCAAGCTCCTAGATAAATAAAACTGTGTCCTAATTTGCAGAACCTGTATCGGAAAGCGGATTTTGCTGCTTGCGGTACGGTTCTTACTGATTCAACGGCTTTTGAGGCCGACCAAAACAGCAAAGGGGTTGGGTTTGTCCTGATTGACTGCTTGCAGTGCGGCATTGTCGCAATCGTCATGGCGCGGTGAAAACGGTAAAGCCATCAGGATTTGGTCTTCAATCAGCGTCCGCACGTCCAGCTCTTTTTCAAGCAGCATGCCTTCCAATTCTTCATCGGCAAGCATGGCTTCGTCCAAGCGGTTTTCATCGGCAAACAAAACGATATGGCTTGTTTCTTCCAATTTGAAAGGCATCGGTTTGATGCAGCGCTGGCACAGCAGCGGCACATCCGAGCGGACTGTCAAATCGAGAAACAGGCGCTGCCAGCGGTCGCGTCCGCCTTTGAGCGAAAACGATACGGCAGCCTGTTTGTCGGCAAAATATTCGTGCGACCAGACGCGTTCGTCCAGCTCGTCAAGGCGGAAACTGCTTTGCAATTCCTGCCCTTCGGCGGCAAACACCTCAGGGTCAATCAAATTAGGGTCTGACATAAACGAGATATGATATAATTTCGGCAGTCTAACGTCAATATTTTTAAGAAAAAATGAGTAAGAAGCTGCCTTTGGTATTAGGATCGAGTTCGGTTTTCCGCCAAGCCCAGCTTGCGCGTTTGGGTTTGGATTTTCAGACGGCTGCGCCTGATTTTGATGAAACACCCGTTGCCGGAGAAAGCGCACAGGATACGGCTTTACGCTTGGCAGAAGGTAAGGCGCGGTCGCTGGCGGCGGATTTTCCGGATGCGCTGGTGATTGGTGCGGATCAGGTTGCATGGTGCGGCGGCCGCCAGCTCGGTAAGCCGATGTGCGTGGCGAAAGCACAACAAATGTTGGCTGCTCTTTCCGGGCAGCGGATTGAATTTTACAGTGCAATCGTGCTTTTGAATACTGCTTCGGGACGGATTCAGCGTTATGTCGATAAAACCGTTGTAACCATGCGCGAATTGGACGATGCACAAATCCGCACCTATCTCGAGCGGGAGCCTGATGCGGTTTATTGTGCGGGTGCGGCGAAAAGCGAAGGTTTGGGCGCGGCGTTGTTGCAGCAAATCGACAGCAGCGATCCGAATGCTTTAATCGGGCTGCCGATTTTTTGTTTGGTTGATTTTTTGGCCAACGAGGGCGTGGACGTTTTATAGTTTTTATTATTAGGTTTCGGCATGGCTCAGGTTGTGCGGATTGGGGAAAATAAGTGAATATTTTTCAGATTTATTATTTGGAGTCGCAGCAAGCGGGTTTGGATAAGGGGTTTGTTCCGGTTTATAACCGTCCGAACGGGAATGAAAAATGGTTTGAATATGGTGTCATGCGTTATTTGTGGCAGCACCGCCGTGAGTATTTTCAAGGTCTTACCGGGGTATTCAGCCATAAGTTTTATGAGAAAACCGGCTTGAGCAGTGATGAGGTTAAGGCGTTTGTCGAGAAAAATTCGGGGGGGGCAGACGCTGCAGACGTTTACCTGTTTAATCCGATTACTGCGCCCAGCCATTTGTTTGCCAACCAATGGCTGCAGGGCGGAAGCTACCATAAGGGTTTGGTAGAGGTTACTCAAAATATTTTGGATATACTCAGAATCCCGGTACATCTGAATACGCTGATGGATACGAGCGGGAGTGTGGTGTATTGCAATTATTGGGTGGGCAGTCCGAAGTTTTGGCAGGCGTATATGGATTTTGCCGAGATGTTTTACCATATGATTGAAGGGGATACGGAAAACCGCTTAGGGGCGCAGAATTTGGTGGCGCATTCCGGCAGCCACAGCTATCCGATGATACCGTTTATTTTTGAACGGCTGCCGACTTTGTTTTTGCGTTTGAATCCGCAATTTAAATGTGTGGCTTACGAATACCCCGATGAGATGTTGCGTAAGCGGTGGGGTATGGTGTATCACGATATGATGGCGATGAAGCAGGCGAAAGATTTGCAAAACCCCACTGCGTTTTATCAAGTTTGGGAGCAGTTGCGTGCCAAAGTAACCCGTGAACAGTTGCTTGCGCTGTATGCACAAAATGCTTGCCCCGATGTGAAAATTTAAAGGTACGTTTTATGCCGGTTCTTTATTTGATTCCTACTCCGCTGGGCGCGCCCGATACGCCCTGCCTACTGCCGCACGAGCAGGCGCAGATTGTCGGTTTGACGGATTTTGTCGTTGAGGCGGAAAAAACCGCCCGCGCGCATTTGAAGCATTTGGGTGTTACGACACCGATTCGGGAATTAAATTTGCAAACGCTCAACGAACATACCGATTTGAAAACCCTGCCCGAACTGCTCAAGCCTTTGCGGGAAGGGCGGAGTATGGGGATTGTCAGCGAGGCGGGCTGTCCTGCCGTGGCCGATCCGGGAGCGGATTTGGTGGCTTTGGCGCATGCACACGGTTTTGAAGTCCGTCCGCTGGTCGGTCCTTCCAGTCTGCTGCTGGCATTGATGGCTTCGGGGGCGAACGGGCAGAACTTTGCGTTTAAGGGTTATCTGCCGTCTGAAAAAAGCGAGCGTATTCAGGCATTGAAAGCCTTGGAGCAGCGTTCGCGTTCGCACAACGAAACCCAGCTTTTCATTGAAACGCCTTACCGCAACGATGCGCTGCTTGCTGATGCGCTGGAACAACTGCACCCGGCAACGCGCGTTTGCGTAGCGTGCGATTTGACCCTGCCGAGCCAGACAGTTATCAGTAAAACGGTGGCGGACTGGCGCAAGCTGGAGACGTTGCCGAATTTGAAAAAACGCCCGACGATTTTTGTATTACACGTGGCTTAGCAGGTTGATTCATATACATAGGCGTATATGGTGATTTAAAGCGGTAACGATACGGTGTTATTGCTGCGTTTCGTGTTTATTTGCTTATATTGGGTACAAAAGGCCGTCTGCAAAATGCGATGTTTGGAAATGCATCGTATTTTGCAGACGGCCTTTTGATAAAAAATCAACGGAGCGTCAATAATAAATCGCGAAAAGCGTTCGGATCTTTGATAAAAGTCATTTCTCCCGATTGCGGGAAATGGAAATCCAGCAGGCGCGATACCCAAAAGCGGATACAGCCTGCTCTTTGGGCAATCGGAAAATAAGTGCGTTCTTCATCGGACAGCGGGCGCACGCTTTCGTAGCCGCGGATAAAGGCATCAGCAAGCGGCTGGTCTAAATGGTTGTCTGCCGTCCGCGCCCAGTCGTTGACCGCAATCGCCAAGTCGTACATAAAATTACCGTTGCAGGCGTAGTAGAAGTCGATGAATCCGGCAACTTGTTCTCCGTCGAGCAAGACGTTGTCTTTAAACAAATCGGCATGAATAATGCCGGAGGGTAAGTGTCCGCCGAGATTGTCGTCTAAAAAAGCAATCTCTTCCAAAAGCAGAGCAGCATCGC
The nucleotide sequence above comes from Neisseria animalis. Encoded proteins:
- a CDS encoding Maf family protein; translation: MSKKLPLVLGSSSVFRQAQLARLGLDFQTAAPDFDETPVAGESAQDTALRLAEGKARSLAADFPDALVIGADQVAWCGGRQLGKPMCVAKAQQMLAALSGQRIEFYSAIVLLNTASGRIQRYVDKTVVTMRELDDAQIRTYLEREPDAVYCAGAAKSEGLGAALLQQIDSSDPNALIGLPIFCLVDFLANEGVDVL
- the rpmF gene encoding 50S ribosomal protein L32 gives rise to the protein MAVQQNKKSPSKRGMHRSHDALTAPALSVDSTTGEVHRPHHISPNGMYRGRKVVKAKGE
- a CDS encoding YceD family protein, translating into MSDPNLIDPEVFAAEGQELQSSFRLDELDERVWSHEYFADKQAAVSFSLKGGRDRWQRLFLDLTVRSDVPLLCQRCIKPMPFKLEETSHIVLFADENRLDEAMLADEELEGMLLEKELDVRTLIEDQILMALPFSPRHDDCDNAALQAVNQDKPNPFAVLVGLKSR
- a CDS encoding SAM-dependent methyltransferase, which translates into the protein MPVLYLIPTPLGAPDTPCLLPHEQAQIVGLTDFVVEAEKTARAHLKHLGVTTPIRELNLQTLNEHTDLKTLPELLKPLREGRSMGIVSEAGCPAVADPGADLVALAHAHGFEVRPLVGPSSLLLALMASGANGQNFAFKGYLPSEKSERIQALKALEQRSRSHNETQLFIETPYRNDALLADALEQLHPATRVCVACDLTLPSQTVISKTVADWRKLETLPNLKKRPTIFVLHVA